Proteins encoded within one genomic window of Lysinibacillus louembei:
- the xseB gene encoding exodeoxyribonuclease VII small subunit has translation MENLTFAQAMTELEDIVRKLEQGEVPLEEAIDLYKKGMEYSKFCNDKLQHAEQQLISIVDENGNKQPFQAGNGEK, from the coding sequence ATGGAAAATTTAACATTTGCACAGGCGATGACCGAATTAGAAGACATTGTCCGCAAGCTAGAGCAAGGCGAAGTGCCTTTAGAGGAAGCGATTGATTTATATAAAAAAGGAATGGAATATTCCAAGTTTTGCAATGATAAATTGCAGCATGCGGAGCAGCAATTAATTTCAATCGTTGATGAAAATGGGAATAAGCAGCCGTTTCAAGCGGGGAATGGAGAGAAGTAA
- the dxs gene encoding 1-deoxy-D-xylulose-5-phosphate synthase: MDLTKITNPSFLKNLNQQQLEALASDIRSFLIEKCSVTGGHIGPNLGVVELTIALHKTFNSPKDKFLWDVGHQAYVHKILTGRAGEFDTLRQFKGLCGFPKRVESEHDEWETGHSSTSLSAAMGMAAARDIKKDKNYVIPIIGDGALTGGMALEALNHIGHEKTNMIVILNDNEMSIAPNVGALHNVLGRLRTAKEYSKAKEELESLMNKIPVVGGKLAQTAEKVKDSLKYLVVSGVFFEELGFKYLGPIDGHDFEALEKTLDYAKKVKGPVLVHVITKKGKGYKPAEDDTVGTWHGTGPYKMETGAFVKSATAGPAWSSLIAQSVHKCMETDERIVAITPAMPVGSKLESIQRDFPERFFDVGIAEQHAATMAAGLATQEMKPFLAIYSTFLQRAYDQVLHDIARPNLNVFIGIDRAGLVGADGETHQGVFDIAFLRHIPNMVLMMPKDENEGQHMVKTALEYNDGPIALRYPRGNGIGVPLDEEMVAIPIGTWEVLREGTDAAILTFGTTIPMAFEAAEALAQQGISVKIVNARFIKPLDTAMLHEFMQENMPILTIEEAVLQGGFGSAVLEFAANHRYSTLIDRIGIPDEFIEHGNVDELLAEIGVTAEEAVQRIEKLIQLKQQESLKTV; the protein is encoded by the coding sequence GTGGATTTAACTAAAATAACTAATCCATCCTTTTTGAAAAATTTGAATCAGCAGCAGCTGGAAGCATTAGCTTCTGACATTCGCTCATTTCTAATAGAAAAGTGCTCTGTCACAGGAGGACATATTGGGCCGAATTTAGGTGTTGTAGAGCTAACAATTGCGTTGCATAAAACGTTTAATAGCCCAAAGGATAAATTTTTATGGGATGTAGGACATCAAGCATACGTTCATAAAATTTTAACAGGACGTGCTGGAGAGTTTGATACATTACGTCAATTTAAAGGTTTATGCGGTTTCCCAAAGCGTGTTGAAAGTGAGCATGATGAATGGGAAACAGGGCACAGCTCAACATCTTTATCAGCCGCGATGGGAATGGCTGCTGCTCGAGATATTAAAAAGGATAAAAATTATGTCATTCCAATTATCGGTGATGGTGCATTAACAGGTGGTATGGCATTAGAGGCATTAAATCATATCGGTCATGAAAAAACGAATATGATTGTCATTTTAAATGATAATGAAATGTCCATTGCACCAAATGTTGGTGCATTGCACAATGTGTTAGGTCGCCTGCGTACAGCAAAGGAATATTCAAAAGCGAAGGAAGAGCTTGAATCGTTAATGAATAAAATTCCTGTTGTCGGTGGGAAACTTGCACAAACGGCGGAAAAAGTGAAAGATAGCTTAAAATATTTAGTCGTATCTGGTGTCTTTTTCGAGGAGCTAGGCTTTAAATATTTAGGACCAATTGACGGTCATGATTTTGAAGCGCTTGAAAAAACATTAGACTATGCGAAAAAAGTAAAAGGTCCTGTGCTTGTACATGTCATTACAAAAAAGGGCAAGGGCTATAAGCCTGCCGAAGATGATACAGTTGGTACTTGGCATGGAACGGGCCCATATAAAATGGAGACAGGTGCTTTTGTGAAATCTGCTACAGCAGGTCCAGCATGGAGTAGCTTAATTGCTCAATCTGTTCATAAATGTATGGAAACAGATGAGCGCATTGTGGCGATTACGCCTGCTATGCCTGTCGGTTCGAAGCTAGAAAGCATTCAACGTGATTTCCCTGAACGCTTCTTTGATGTCGGCATTGCAGAGCAACATGCAGCGACGATGGCAGCAGGGTTAGCGACACAGGAAATGAAGCCATTTTTAGCGATTTACTCAACATTTTTACAGCGTGCATATGACCAAGTGTTACATGATATTGCAAGGCCAAACTTAAATGTCTTTATCGGTATTGACCGTGCAGGCTTAGTTGGTGCAGATGGTGAAACACACCAAGGCGTATTTGATATTGCCTTTTTACGTCATATCCCGAACATGGTGTTAATGATGCCAAAGGATGAGAATGAAGGGCAACATATGGTGAAAACAGCGCTTGAATATAATGATGGACCAATCGCGCTACGTTATCCACGTGGCAACGGTATTGGCGTGCCGCTTGATGAAGAAATGGTAGCGATTCCAATCGGTACGTGGGAAGTGTTACGTGAAGGAACAGATGCAGCCATTTTAACATTTGGTACAACGATTCCAATGGCGTTTGAAGCGGCAGAGGCATTAGCGCAGCAAGGTATAAGCGTGAAAATTGTTAACGCACGCTTTATTAAACCGTTAGATACAGCGATGCTACATGAGTTCATGCAAGAAAATATGCCAATTTTAACGATTGAAGAGGCTGTATTACAAGGTGGCTTCGGCAGTGCTGTGTTAGAGTTTGCTGCGAATCATCGTTATAGTACACTAATTGATCGTATCGGAATTCCAGATGAATTTATTGAGCATGGCAATGTAGACGAATTATTAGCGGAAATCGGTGTAACAGCTGAAGAGGCAGTACAGCGTATCGAAAAGCTTATCCAATTAAAGCAGCAGGAAAGTTTGAAAACTGTATGA
- the xseA gene encoding exodeoxyribonuclease VII large subunit, translating into MSNSSYLTVKALTKYIKRKFDADPHLREVYVKGELSNVKMHSSGHIYFTLKDDAARIQATMFRTAAAKLAFKPEEGMMVYIRGDVNVYETAGIYQLYVQTMEPDGIGGLFIAFQQLKETLQREGLFNPNFKQAIPPFPKAIGVLTATTGAAIRDICTTIQRRYPQAEICIYPTLVQGAGAAANIAKNIQLANRHAQCDVLIVGRGGGSIEDLWAFNEEIVARAIFESRIPIISAVGHETDTTIADFVADLRAPTPTAAAELAVPNQHELKERITTNVARLQQIVTAQLRFERNRLQKYQQSYPLATPEKLYRPFIERLAHTDMKLQQAMQVYMLKKRNEAEKTFAKMQFFSPQKSIQMEQQKLAQLHNELNRAVQHRLNEGKSQLHSTIRTLAALNPLAMMEKGFNLTYRENQVIKEAAQLALDDAIEIHYQDGIVRAKVMDIELQKGE; encoded by the coding sequence TTGAGCAACTCTTCTTATTTAACTGTCAAAGCATTGACAAAATATATTAAAAGAAAATTTGATGCTGATCCTCATTTACGTGAAGTGTATGTAAAAGGAGAGCTCTCTAACGTAAAAATGCATAGCTCTGGCCACATTTATTTTACATTAAAAGATGATGCTGCCCGCATTCAAGCAACGATGTTTCGCACGGCAGCAGCAAAGCTCGCATTTAAGCCAGAGGAAGGCATGATGGTTTATATTCGTGGGGATGTCAACGTTTACGAAACGGCAGGTATTTATCAGTTGTATGTACAAACAATGGAGCCAGACGGTATTGGGGGCTTATTTATCGCCTTTCAACAGCTGAAGGAAACTTTACAAAGGGAAGGCTTATTCAATCCGAATTTTAAGCAAGCAATCCCGCCCTTTCCGAAAGCAATTGGCGTGTTGACAGCGACGACAGGTGCAGCAATTCGGGATATTTGCACAACGATTCAACGTCGCTATCCACAGGCGGAAATATGCATCTATCCAACGCTTGTGCAAGGAGCAGGTGCAGCCGCAAATATTGCCAAAAACATTCAATTAGCCAATCGACATGCACAATGTGATGTGTTAATCGTAGGACGTGGCGGTGGCTCAATTGAGGATTTATGGGCTTTTAATGAAGAAATTGTAGCACGTGCAATTTTCGAAAGTCGCATTCCAATTATTAGTGCAGTTGGGCATGAGACCGATACGACAATTGCCGATTTTGTTGCTGATTTGCGCGCACCGACACCAACAGCAGCAGCGGAGCTTGCTGTGCCAAACCAGCATGAGCTAAAGGAGCGCATTACGACGAATGTGGCAAGGTTACAGCAAATTGTAACAGCGCAACTTCGCTTTGAAAGGAATCGTCTACAAAAGTATCAACAATCTTATCCGTTAGCAACGCCCGAAAAATTGTATCGTCCTTTTATTGAGCGCTTGGCACACACTGATATGAAATTGCAGCAAGCAATGCAAGTATATATGCTGAAAAAACGCAATGAGGCTGAAAAAACATTTGCTAAAATGCAGTTTTTCTCTCCTCAAAAATCAATCCAAATGGAGCAGCAAAAATTAGCACAATTGCATAATGAGCTAAATCGTGCTGTACAGCATCGTTTAAACGAGGGAAAATCACAGTTGCATTCAACAATACGCACACTTGCTGCTTTAAATCCGTTGGCGATGATGGAAAAAGGCTTTAATTTAACATATCGAGAAAACCAAGTTATCAAAGAGGCTGCACAGTTAGCGCTCGACGATGCAATTGAAATTCATTACCAAGATGGGATTGTTCGTGCGAAGGTGATGGACATTGAGCTACAGAAGGGGGAATGA
- the folD gene encoding bifunctional methylenetetrahydrofolate dehydrogenase/methenyltetrahydrofolate cyclohydrolase FolD — translation MSSAIINGKEIGQEIRGSVAKQVEELKAKGVTPGLAVVLVGNNPASKTYVTNKQKSCEAIGMYSELITLPETISEQQLLEHIRELNERNDIHGILVQLPLPKHINEDSVIATISPDKDVDGFAPISVGKMMLGQETYLPCTPYGVMKLLEHSGIEVAGKHAVIVGRSHIVGKPMGQLLLQKDATVTYTHSKTPDLPSFTKQADILIAAVGRANFITAEHVKEGAVVIDVGINRDEDNHLCGDVDFAAVDGIASHITPVPGGVGPMTITMLLANTVQAAAKTVQP, via the coding sequence ATGTCAAGTGCAATTATTAATGGAAAAGAAATCGGTCAAGAAATTCGAGGCTCTGTAGCGAAACAAGTGGAGGAGCTAAAGGCTAAGGGCGTTACACCTGGTTTAGCCGTTGTATTAGTAGGAAATAATCCTGCCTCGAAAACATATGTGACGAATAAGCAAAAATCGTGTGAAGCAATCGGCATGTATTCAGAGTTAATCACTTTGCCAGAAACGATTTCAGAACAACAGCTACTTGAGCATATTCGTGAGTTAAACGAGCGTAACGATATTCATGGTATCCTTGTGCAGCTACCATTGCCAAAGCATATTAATGAAGATTCAGTTATCGCGACAATTTCTCCAGACAAAGATGTGGATGGTTTTGCGCCAATTAGCGTAGGAAAAATGATGCTTGGGCAAGAAACTTATTTACCATGCACACCTTATGGAGTTATGAAATTATTGGAGCATAGCGGTATTGAAGTCGCTGGGAAGCATGCGGTGATCGTTGGACGTAGTCATATTGTTGGCAAGCCAATGGGACAGCTATTGTTACAAAAAGATGCGACGGTTACATATACGCACTCTAAAACACCTGACTTACCGTCATTTACAAAGCAAGCAGATATTTTAATTGCAGCTGTTGGTCGTGCAAATTTCATTACAGCTGAACATGTAAAAGAAGGTGCTGTTGTCATTGATGTTGGCATTAATCGTGATGAGGACAATCATTTATGTGGAGATGTTGATTTTGCAGCAGTAGATGGTATTGCCTCACATATTACACCAGTGCCAGGGGGCGTTGGTCCAATGACGATTACGATGCTACTAGCAAATACGGTACAAGCAGCAGCGAAAACAGTTCAGCCGTAA
- the nusB gene encoding transcription antitermination factor NusB has protein sequence MKRHDARQKAVQVLFQLDSTDLPLEEAMEHVLEDQSSDAFFEQLVRGTIEQKEQIDATLSDKLENWTLSRLPKIERTVLRLAVYELLFTPDTPNRVVLNEAIELCKVFGDEKSSKFVNGVLSKFTEQ, from the coding sequence ATGAAGCGACATGATGCACGTCAAAAAGCTGTGCAAGTGCTATTTCAACTAGATAGTACCGACTTACCACTTGAAGAGGCGATGGAGCACGTTTTAGAGGATCAGTCATCAGATGCTTTCTTTGAGCAATTAGTGCGAGGAACAATTGAGCAAAAAGAGCAAATTGATGCGACGCTGAGCGACAAACTAGAAAATTGGACATTAAGCCGTCTACCAAAAATTGAACGAACTGTATTACGTCTAGCTGTTTATGAATTGTTATTTACACCAGATACGCCGAATCGTGTTGTATTAAACGAAGCGATCGAGCTTTGTAAAGTATTTGGTGATGAAAAATCAAGCAAATTTGTCAATGGTGTGCTTTCGAAATTTACAGAACAATAA
- a CDS encoding TlyA family RNA methyltransferase, translated as MTKQPKERVDILLVERGLCETREKAKRSIMAGLVYTNEERIDKAGEKIAVDAPLQVKGSQLKYVSRGGLKLEKALEVFELSVEGKLMLDIGSSTGGFTDCALQNGARHCYALDVGSNQLAWKIRSDERVTVMEKTNFRYTKPEDLVEGLPDFATIDVSFISLSLILPVLKTILLPGGDVMALVKPQFEAGKENVGKKGIVRDAKIHLEVLQQTAQMATNVGFVVKDASYSPITGGEGNIEFLFHLVNPQDGQTIEPFTDFEQIVAQAHHELKGT; from the coding sequence ATGACAAAACAACCGAAAGAACGTGTAGATATTTTATTAGTGGAGCGTGGGCTTTGTGAAACGCGTGAAAAGGCGAAGCGCTCCATTATGGCTGGACTCGTTTATACAAACGAGGAGCGCATCGATAAGGCAGGCGAAAAAATTGCCGTTGATGCACCGCTGCAAGTGAAGGGGTCACAATTAAAATATGTCAGTCGTGGCGGGTTAAAGCTTGAAAAAGCACTTGAAGTATTTGAGCTATCGGTCGAAGGCAAATTAATGCTAGATATTGGTTCCTCAACGGGTGGTTTTACAGACTGTGCATTACAGAATGGAGCGCGTCATTGCTATGCATTAGACGTAGGCTCCAATCAGTTGGCTTGGAAAATCCGTTCAGATGAGCGTGTAACGGTCATGGAAAAAACAAATTTCCGTTATACAAAGCCTGAAGATTTAGTAGAAGGCTTGCCTGATTTTGCAACAATTGATGTATCCTTTATTTCCTTATCTTTAATATTACCTGTATTAAAAACGATTTTGCTACCTGGTGGCGATGTGATGGCTTTAGTAAAGCCGCAGTTTGAGGCTGGTAAAGAAAATGTTGGTAAAAAGGGTATTGTGCGTGATGCGAAAATTCATTTAGAGGTGTTGCAACAAACGGCACAAATGGCGACAAATGTTGGCTTTGTAGTAAAGGATGCCTCCTATTCACCAATTACCGGAGGAGAAGGGAATATTGAATTTTTATTCCATCTTGTTAATCCGCAAGATGGGCAAACAATTGAACCTTTCACTGATTTTGAGCAAATTGTCGCACAAGCTCACCATGAATTAAAGGGCACATAA
- a CDS encoding polyprenyl synthetase family protein: MQLTTFIEAHTPAIEKEMVHLVENIVAPTILKDSMLYSLNAGGKRIRPLFVAAVCDYFQVDMAPAYTVGACVEMIHTYSLIHDDLPCMDDDALRRGKPTNHVVYGEALATLAGDALNTLSFGILARMPIAADTKIELINLLSIAAGAEGMVGGQVLDMDGEKRQLNLQELEQVHVNKTGALLRYSIESGAILARATAEERVALVDYAHHIGLAFQIQDDILDIEGTSEQLGKTAGKDIASEKSTYPALLTLDGAKEKLNEHFELAIAALQRLSKDTTLLHEFANYIVKRNK; encoded by the coding sequence ATGCAATTAACAACATTTATCGAAGCGCATACACCAGCTATTGAAAAGGAAATGGTGCATTTAGTTGAAAACATCGTAGCACCTACTATATTAAAGGATTCGATGCTATATTCATTAAATGCTGGCGGCAAAAGAATTCGTCCATTATTTGTTGCGGCTGTTTGTGATTATTTTCAAGTCGACATGGCACCGGCATATACAGTTGGGGCTTGCGTTGAAATGATTCACACGTATTCATTAATCCATGACGATTTACCATGTATGGATGATGATGCTTTGCGTCGAGGAAAGCCAACGAATCATGTCGTTTATGGCGAAGCGTTAGCAACGCTAGCAGGAGATGCGCTGAACACGTTGAGCTTCGGCATTTTAGCACGCATGCCGATTGCAGCTGATACAAAAATTGAATTAATTAATTTATTAAGCATTGCAGCAGGAGCAGAAGGCATGGTTGGTGGTCAGGTCTTGGATATGGACGGCGAAAAGCGCCAATTAAATTTACAGGAGCTTGAGCAGGTGCATGTCAATAAAACGGGTGCATTGCTGCGTTATAGCATTGAGTCAGGTGCCATTTTAGCGCGTGCGACAGCTGAAGAAAGAGTGGCACTAGTGGACTATGCACATCATATTGGCTTAGCATTCCAAATTCAAGATGATATTTTAGATATTGAAGGAACGTCTGAGCAGCTAGGGAAAACGGCGGGAAAAGATATTGCAAGCGAGAAAAGCACGTATCCTGCATTGTTAACATTAGATGGGGCAAAGGAAAAATTAAATGAGCATTTCGAATTAGCAATTGCTGCATTACAGCGCTTATCGAAAGATACGACACTACTCCACGAATTTGCAAACTATATTGTCAAACGCAATAAATAA
- a CDS encoding bifunctional 3,4-dihydroxy-2-butanone-4-phosphate synthase/GTP cyclohydrolase II, protein MFNTIEEAIADLKQGKIVIVVDDENRENEGDFVVLAEYVTPEVINFMATYGKGLICTPISSQIAHSLSLEPMVQFNTDNHQTAFTVSIDYMDTTTGISAFQRALTIEKMLDDNVQPQHFRRPGHVFPLIAKENGVLVRPGHTEATVDLAMLCGSKQAGVICEIMNEDGTMARLPQLKEIAEKFNMKLITIESLIRYRLEKEKVVSREAKIQLPTHYGEFIMIGYTNFIDSKEHVAIVKGNLQQAEAPLIRIHSECLTGDIFSSKRCDCGAQLQAALAKIEQEGEGAILYMRQEGRGIGLLNKLKAYELQEQGYDTVEANEMLGFPSELRDYSLCAQMLRDLGVTHIRLMTNNPDKVAQLERYDITVVERVPLVAGLVEENTHYMNTKKEKMAHLL, encoded by the coding sequence ATGTTTAACACAATAGAAGAAGCGATTGCTGACTTAAAACAAGGGAAAATAGTTATCGTTGTTGATGATGAAAATCGTGAAAATGAAGGTGATTTTGTTGTATTAGCTGAATATGTAACGCCTGAAGTCATTAATTTTATGGCGACATATGGGAAAGGGCTGATTTGTACTCCAATTAGCTCACAAATTGCACATTCACTTAGCTTAGAGCCAATGGTTCAATTTAATACAGACAATCATCAAACAGCATTTACAGTAAGTATTGATTATATGGATACTACTACGGGAATTAGTGCATTTCAAAGAGCATTGACGATTGAAAAAATGCTAGATGATAATGTGCAGCCACAGCATTTTCGCCGACCAGGTCATGTTTTTCCGTTAATTGCAAAGGAAAATGGCGTTCTTGTAAGACCTGGGCATACAGAGGCTACAGTTGATTTAGCGATGCTTTGTGGAAGCAAGCAAGCAGGGGTTATTTGTGAAATTATGAATGAGGATGGTACGATGGCTCGATTACCTCAATTGAAAGAAATAGCTGAAAAATTTAATATGAAGCTCATTACAATCGAAAGCTTAATCCGATACCGTCTTGAAAAAGAGAAGGTCGTCTCTCGTGAAGCGAAAATTCAGCTACCAACACATTATGGTGAATTTATAATGATTGGTTATACGAATTTCATCGACTCTAAAGAGCATGTTGCAATTGTTAAAGGAAATCTACAACAAGCAGAAGCACCACTAATTCGCATTCACTCTGAGTGTTTAACAGGTGATATTTTTAGCTCGAAACGCTGTGATTGTGGAGCACAGTTACAAGCGGCACTTGCTAAAATTGAGCAGGAAGGAGAAGGGGCAATTCTTTATATGCGGCAGGAAGGACGAGGAATTGGCTTATTAAATAAGTTAAAAGCATATGAATTGCAGGAGCAAGGCTACGATACAGTAGAGGCGAATGAAATGCTTGGCTTTCCTAGCGAGCTACGCGACTACAGTTTATGCGCACAGATGCTGCGAGATTTAGGAGTTACACATATCCGTTTAATGACGAATAACCCAGATAAGGTAGCCCAGCTTGAACGGTACGATATAACTGTTGTGGAACGTGTACCTCTTGTTGCTGGTTTAGTAGAAGAAAATACTCATTATATGAATACAAAAAAAGAAAAAATGGCTCATTTATTATAG
- the ribH gene encoding 6,7-dimethyl-8-ribityllumazine synthase: MVKTFEAQLVGTGLKIGIVVGRFNEFINDKLLAGAIDGLKRHGVEENAIDIAWVPGAFEVPFIAKKMAESQKYDAVIGLGTVIRGATTHYDYVCNESAKGIANVGLQTGVPTIFGIVTTETIEQAIERAGTKAGNKGYDAAVAAIEMANLTKMF, from the coding sequence ATGGTAAAAACATTTGAAGCGCAGCTAGTAGGTACAGGATTAAAAATAGGTATTGTTGTTGGACGTTTTAACGAGTTTATTAATGATAAATTATTAGCAGGTGCGATTGACGGTTTAAAGCGTCATGGCGTAGAGGAAAATGCCATTGACATTGCTTGGGTGCCAGGAGCTTTTGAAGTACCTTTTATAGCAAAAAAGATGGCAGAATCACAAAAATATGATGCTGTTATTGGACTTGGTACAGTTATTCGTGGCGCAACAACGCACTATGATTACGTATGTAACGAATCAGCAAAAGGAATTGCCAATGTAGGCTTACAAACAGGAGTGCCAACCATTTTTGGAATCGTTACAACTGAAACAATTGAACAAGCAATTGAACGAGCAGGAACGAAAGCAGGGAATAAAGGTTACGATGCTGCTGTAGCTGCAATAGAAATGGCAAATTTAACAAAAATGTTTTAA
- the ribD gene encoding bifunctional diaminohydroxyphosphoribosylaminopyrimidine deaminase/5-amino-6-(5-phosphoribosylamino)uracil reductase RibD — MNDEQAMQFALNLAKSGSNQTSPNPLVGCVITNNQEVVGFGAHLKSGEAHAEINALKIAGEKAKGANVYVTLEPCSHVGRTGPCVEALIKAQVAHVFIATLDPNPLIAGSGARRLEEAGITVSIGLCEDGAKAINEAFFYYIVHRLPYVTLKQAISIDGKINAEKGQRTAITGKEVQKDVHYARSIHDAILVGSNTVCIDNPSLTNRLSSSNKQPIRVVMDRDGKVPSAAKVFNDKMAQTWLFTSKARNLSGVRTFVIEDCSLRNILRTLADEGIMTLYVEAGSQMADVFLQQRFVQKMIIYIAPKLLGSGALSMATLQEEFIFTDVEKIGEAIKLTMTMK, encoded by the coding sequence ATGAATGACGAGCAAGCAATGCAATTCGCTTTGAATTTAGCGAAATCAGGAAGTAATCAAACTTCTCCCAATCCGCTAGTTGGGTGTGTCATTACAAATAATCAGGAGGTTGTAGGCTTTGGCGCTCACCTTAAATCAGGTGAGGCACATGCGGAGATTAATGCATTAAAAATCGCGGGTGAGAAAGCTAAAGGGGCGAATGTTTATGTGACGCTGGAGCCCTGTAGCCATGTTGGACGAACTGGTCCCTGTGTTGAGGCGCTTATAAAAGCACAGGTAGCCCATGTATTTATTGCAACGCTTGACCCAAATCCACTTATAGCTGGAAGTGGTGCTCGAAGGCTAGAGGAGGCAGGCATTACAGTAAGTATTGGATTATGTGAAGATGGGGCAAAAGCGATTAATGAAGCATTTTTCTACTACATTGTACATCGTTTACCTTATGTTACGTTGAAGCAAGCCATTTCGATAGACGGTAAAATTAACGCCGAGAAAGGGCAGCGAACGGCAATTACAGGTAAGGAGGTTCAGAAGGATGTTCATTATGCTCGCTCCATACATGATGCTATTTTGGTTGGTTCAAACACTGTTTGTATTGACAACCCAAGCTTAACAAATCGGCTTAGCTCTTCAAATAAACAACCAATTCGAGTTGTTATGGACCGAGATGGAAAGGTTCCGAGTGCAGCAAAAGTCTTTAACGATAAAATGGCTCAAACTTGGCTTTTTACATCAAAGGCTCGGAACTTGTCAGGCGTTCGTACCTTTGTAATAGAGGATTGTTCCTTGCGAAATATTTTAAGGACGCTAGCGGATGAAGGCATTATGACATTATACGTTGAGGCAGGCAGCCAAATGGCGGATGTCTTTTTACAACAACGATTTGTACAAAAAATGATTATATATATTGCGCCGAAGCTATTAGGTTCTGGGGCACTTTCGATGGCAACATTGCAGGAGGAATTTATTTTTACTGACGTTGAAAAAATAGGTGAGGCCATTAAATTAACAATGACAATGAAATGA
- the ahrC gene encoding transcriptional regulator AhrC/ArgR: MNKGQRHIRIRDIITNNEIETQDDLVMHLKNAGYNVTQATVSRDIKELHLVKVPMQDGRYKYSLPADQRFNPIQKLRRALADAFVSIDGASHFLVVKALPGNANAIASLLDHLDWDELLGTISGDDTILLICRTEADREMIKERLLDML, encoded by the coding sequence TTGAATAAAGGTCAACGCCATATTCGAATTCGTGATATTATTACAAATAATGAAATTGAGACACAGGATGATTTAGTTATGCATTTAAAAAATGCGGGCTATAATGTAACGCAGGCAACCGTGTCACGCGATATTAAAGAGCTGCATCTTGTAAAAGTGCCAATGCAGGATGGTCGCTACAAATATAGCTTGCCCGCAGATCAGCGTTTTAATCCAATTCAAAAGCTGCGTCGTGCATTAGCGGATGCCTTTGTTAGTATTGATGGTGCGTCACATTTTTTAGTGGTCAAAGCGTTACCAGGGAATGCCAATGCTATCGCTTCCTTGCTTGATCATTTAGATTGGGACGAGCTATTAGGTACAATTTCTGGGGATGATACGATTTTACTTATTTGTCGAACAGAGGCAGATCGAGAAATGATTAAAGAGCGTTTATTAGATATGCTATAA
- the ribE gene encoding riboflavin synthase: MFTGIIEELGTIKQMTKGQESIVFTIGARKIMQDLKVGDSIAVNGVCLTVTSFTSTNFTADVMPETIRATSLAQLQVGASVNLERAMIANGRFGGHFVSGHIDEVGVILRKRSFANAVYFDIKVSHEASALCIPRGSIAIDGISLTIFDLQKEIVTVSIIPHTFGETTLGFKREGDTVNIETDLLGKYIAKQLKVRSNTLTEDFLRQHGF; this comes from the coding sequence TTGTTTACAGGGATTATTGAGGAGCTAGGCACGATTAAGCAAATGACAAAAGGGCAAGAATCAATTGTTTTTACGATTGGTGCTCGAAAAATAATGCAAGATTTGAAGGTCGGCGATAGCATCGCAGTGAATGGTGTATGTTTAACTGTCACAAGCTTCACTAGCACGAACTTCACAGCTGATGTTATGCCTGAGACGATACGTGCAACATCACTTGCACAATTACAAGTAGGAGCCTCTGTAAATTTAGAGCGTGCTATGATTGCCAATGGTCGATTTGGAGGTCATTTTGTATCAGGGCATATTGATGAAGTAGGGGTTATTTTACGTAAACGTTCATTTGCAAATGCGGTTTATTTTGATATAAAAGTTTCTCATGAAGCAAGTGCTTTATGTATACCGCGTGGGTCAATCGCTATTGATGGAATTAGCTTAACAATTTTTGATTTACAAAAAGAGATTGTTACGGTTTCAATTATTCCGCATACATTTGGGGAGACAACGCTTGGCTTTAAACGTGAAGGTGATACTGTCAATATCGAAACAGATTTGCTAGGCAAGTATATTGCTAAACAATTAAAAGTAAGATCAAATACATTAACAGAAGACTTTTTACGACAACATGGATTTTAA